The DNA region TGCTCGACGACGTCACCGAACTGGCGGCCACCAAATACCGGATGAGCGACATGGCGTCGCTGGCCAGTCGACCCACTTTCCAGAAGGGACTGGCACACCACGTCGCCGCGTGGCGCGCCGCCCGACTGCTGGTGCTCGATGCCTTCACCACCGCCGAATCCGCCGTCGCCGCAGGCGAAGACCTGACGCCGGGATTACGGGCCGACATGCGGGTGGCCGCCGTCTACGCCACCGACACCGCCCGAGCCTGCGCGGAGTGGGCGCATCTGGTCGCCGGGACCTCGGCGATCCGCGAAGGCAGCCGGCTCGAGCGCGCATTCCGCGACATCTACACCGGTACCCAGCATGCCTTCATCAGCGAGAAGGTGGCCATCGACGCGGCCCAGATCTGGCTCGGGCTGATCGACGATCAGTTCGGGCTGTGAGCGGCCACTGAATCAGGGCAGCGGGGTGCCTGAACTGCCTTCGGCGGGAAGCGGCGTGCCCGAGCTGCCCTGCGGCGGAGCCGCGGGACCGGGGCGCGTGGAGTTGGTCGATGGGGTGCGGGCCGGTGCGGGCGCACGTTGGCTGCCGCTGTTGGCCGGGGCCTGCGTGGCGCCGCCGGTCTGCTGCGGCTGCGGTGCCGTCGCAGCGGGCTGGGGTGCGGGTGCCTCCCACCGGATCAGGTCGTTGCCGCCGATCTGGTACACCATGCTGTTCGGCGCATCGCCGGTCACGTCGAAGTAGACCTTGCCGCTGGTCTTCTGACCTTGGGCCAAGCCGGTCGGCACGATGCCCTGTGCGGTCGGCACGGTGAACAGTGCCTGGTAATTCTGGCCGCTGGCCGAGCGGGCACTGAGGTTGGCGACGATCGGGAAGACGGTGCCCTGGATGGCCTCGTCGGTGGCGGTGGCCTCCCACAGCGTGCCGCGCGGCTGGTAGGGGATCGTGTCGGAGCTGGGACGCAGATCGGCGATGGTCCAGCCGTGCACCCCCGGGCCTTCGGGCACGGTGCCCTGGGTGCCGAGCGGGTGGGTGACCGGCTCGGGGCCGTCCGCTGCAGCGACTGCGCCGCTCAAAATCCCGGTAGCGACAAGCGCCCCGGCAACCAGCGCGGTCGAGATGGACTTCATGGGTCTGGCTCCTCGGTTCGGCGACATCCCGGCGGCATTGGTACTGATGTACCGCAATGGTAACGGGCTTTCGACCAGGCTAGTTGAGAAACGAGTCCGGCCCGGCCGCCGCCGAGGCGGAGACCGGGCCGGACTGGCGTTTCGGGTGCTCGGTCAGTTCGATGCGGTGGCGGTGCCCGCAGCGCCGGCCGACGCCGTACCGGCGGCGGCGGGAACGGGCGTGCCCTGGCTGCCGGCGGGCACCGACACGCTGCCTTCCGACCCCGTCGCCGATGCGCTGGGGGCCTCCGCCGGCAGCGGCGTGCCCGAGCTGGGGGCTTCGGCGGGCAGCGGCGTGCCCGAGCTGCCGGCCGGAGCCGAGGCCTCGGACTGCGAGGTGCTACCGGGAGTCTGCTGCGACGACGGCGCCGGTTCGCTCGCCGGCGCCGACGCCTCCGCGCTGCCGGCGGTGGTCGACCCCTCGGCGCCGCTCGTACTGCCGGTGGTCTCCGAACCGCCGGTGGCCGGGGTCTCCGTACCCGTCGCGACCGCCGGGGTGCCGCCGGCTTCGGCGGGCAGCGGCGTGCCCTGGCTGCCGGCGGGCGCGGTGCTGCCGGTGGCCGGCGTGGTTCCGGCGGCCGCCGGTGCGCCCTGGGCACCCGACTGCGCCGGCTTCGGACTGGTGGCGGCCGGCGCCGAGGTCCGCGGTGAACCGGTGGCCGCCGGTGCCGACGAGCCCGCGGCCGGCGCCGGGGTCCAGATCAGCAGGTCCTTGCCGGCGCCCTGGTAGACCGCGCTGTCGGGGGCGTCACCGGTGACGTCGAAGTAGACCTTGCCGCTGGTCTGCTGGCCCTGAGCCAGGTTGGCCGGGTTCACACCCTGCGCGGTGGCCACGGTGAACAGTGCGGGATAGGTCTGACCGTTTGCGGAGCGCGCCCCGATGTTGGCGATCACCGGGGTGACGGTGCCCTGGATGGCCACGTCGGTGGCGGTGGCCTCCCACAGGGTGCCGCGCGGCTGGTAGGGGATCGCATCCGAGCTGGGGCGCAGGTTGCTGATGGTCCAGCCCTGGATCACCCCACCGTTGTCCAGCGTGGCCTGAGTGCCGATCGGA from Mycolicibacter sp. MU0083 includes:
- a CDS encoding MPT63 family protein, which produces MKSISTALVAGALVATGILSGAVAAADGPEPVTHPLGTQGTVPEGPGVHGWTIADLRPSSDTIPYQPRGTLWEATATDEAIQGTVFPIVANLSARSASGQNYQALFTVPTAQGIVPTGLAQGQKTSGKVYFDVTGDAPNSMVYQIGGNDLIRWEAPAPQPAATAPQPQQTGGATQAPANSGSQRAPAPARTPSTNSTRPGPAAPPQGSSGTPLPAEGSSGTPLP
- a CDS encoding DUF1942 domain-containing protein, with the translated sequence MKFFATAVVAAGALAAAGAVTAAAAGADVGDAAPSIHPIGTQATLDNGGVIQGWTISNLRPSSDAIPYQPRGTLWEATATDVAIQGTVTPVIANIGARSANGQTYPALFTVATAQGVNPANLAQGQQTSGKVYFDVTGDAPDSAVYQGAGKDLLIWTPAPAAGSSAPAATGSPRTSAPAATSPKPAQSGAQGAPAAAGTTPATGSTAPAGSQGTPLPAEAGGTPAVATGTETPATGGSETTGSTSGAEGSTTAGSAEASAPASEPAPSSQQTPGSTSQSEASAPAGSSGTPLPAEAPSSGTPLPAEAPSASATGSEGSVSVPAGSQGTPVPAAAGTASAGAAGTATASN